One Natronomonas moolapensis 8.8.11 genomic region harbors:
- a CDS encoding DUF309 domain-containing protein, with the protein MDRLRVGIALYNVGRHLAAHEPLEELWLEAPAGERDDYLQGLIQACAAVHKSRSGNETGAAGLAESAVGYIDAGGDTGTGVRERLAVDALVGWLGRLVTDPDLATRESPPEVRLGGEAVGVYDLTPGGVVAAAEAVAETDDDDLLRAALGYAESDLDAGDESSPFVTLTLDCVRDPTPIVRQRLREHVGRRRSRAADVEGLFE; encoded by the coding sequence ATGGATCGGCTGCGGGTCGGGATCGCCCTCTACAACGTCGGCCGCCACCTCGCGGCCCACGAACCACTCGAGGAGCTGTGGCTCGAGGCGCCGGCCGGCGAACGCGACGACTATTTACAAGGCCTGATACAGGCGTGCGCCGCCGTACATAAATCGCGGAGCGGCAACGAGACCGGCGCGGCCGGCCTCGCCGAAAGCGCGGTCGGGTACATCGACGCCGGTGGGGACACCGGGACGGGCGTCCGCGAGCGGCTCGCCGTCGACGCGCTCGTCGGGTGGCTCGGGCGGCTCGTCACGGATCCGGACCTCGCTACCCGCGAGTCACCGCCGGAGGTCCGCCTCGGCGGCGAGGCGGTCGGCGTCTACGACCTCACCCCGGGGGGCGTCGTGGCGGCGGCGGAAGCGGTCGCGGAGACGGACGACGACGACCTGCTCCGGGCGGCCCTCGGCTACGCGGAATCCGACCTCGACGCGGGTGACGAGTCCAGCCCGTTCGTGACGCTCACGCTGGACTGCGTGCGCGATCCGACGCCGATCGTCCGACAGCGATTGCGCGAGCACGTCGGGCGACGACGGTCGCGGGCGGCCGACGTCGAGGGGCTCTTCGAGTGA
- a CDS encoding GNAT family N-acetyltransferase has translation MSRAVAVRPATPDEYVTARSILEGALLTVERGRLARSSTLVAVAGDRIVGALVLDGCEVDAVAVRPGRRGQGVGTALVEAAVDRRPSLSAGFDPSVRAFYTALGFDVRCSDGRCRGRRSGQARSDGGRGGGDI, from the coding sequence GTGAGCCGCGCGGTCGCCGTCCGTCCCGCGACGCCCGACGAGTACGTGACCGCCCGGTCGATCCTCGAGGGAGCGCTGTTGACGGTCGAGCGCGGCCGCCTCGCCCGGTCGTCGACGCTCGTCGCCGTCGCCGGCGACCGGATCGTCGGCGCGTTGGTCCTCGACGGCTGTGAGGTCGACGCCGTCGCCGTCCGCCCCGGCCGGCGCGGGCAGGGCGTCGGAACGGCGCTGGTCGAGGCCGCGGTCGACCGTCGCCCCTCGCTGTCGGCGGGGTTCGACCCGTCGGTCCGGGCTTTTTATACTGCACTGGGGTTCGATGTGCGGTGTTCGGACGGGCGGTGTCGGGGGCGGCGGTCGGGACAGGCGAGGTCGGACGGCGGCCGCGGGGGCGGCGATATATAA
- the samp2 gene encoding ubiquitin-like small modifier protein SAMP2 yields MDVTCEVLGGGTHELELDADATYGDVLEAVGLSTQEASVLVGDSPVPEDRRIEVDSVQVLRLIKGGATPGGT; encoded by the coding sequence ATGGACGTGACGTGTGAAGTACTCGGCGGCGGGACCCACGAGCTCGAACTCGACGCCGACGCGACCTACGGCGACGTCCTCGAGGCCGTCGGCCTCTCGACGCAGGAGGCCTCCGTGCTCGTCGGCGACAGCCCCGTCCCGGAGGACCGTCGGATCGAGGTCGACTCGGTGCAGGTGCTCAGGCTTATAAAAGGTGGGGCGACGCCGGGCGGAACGTGA
- a CDS encoding bactofilin family protein: protein MRRSVARLALVGLVVSLALLPGAVAAETLVGGSVQVGPEETVGDTSATGATVVVEGTVDGDLRVYGGSVRIAEGGEVTGIVRAYGGSVAIDGSVGGNVLVYGGSVRVGETADVERSFGAVAGDVTLAGRVGGDASAVAGSVTLAETATVGGSLNHVGDLDDRGGTVEGVIQDGRDLALGPPTEILAAVVGAALVVGDLLLGLILLRVAPRFADSATETARAEPVYTVGVGLAAAVGALLAVGVLAVTVVGLPLAVGGLLSALVLGWVARVYGQYVVGSIALSYTEYGNRPLALLVGVVGVTLLGVVPYLGTLVSVVVFGVGAGVVALGLRSLWRLASQRRGGLADI from the coding sequence ATGCGACGCTCCGTTGCCCGCCTCGCGCTCGTCGGCCTCGTCGTCTCGCTCGCCCTCCTCCCGGGTGCGGTCGCCGCGGAAACGCTCGTCGGCGGGTCGGTCCAGGTCGGCCCCGAAGAGACGGTCGGAGACACCTCCGCGACCGGCGCGACCGTCGTGGTCGAAGGAACGGTCGACGGCGACCTCCGGGTCTACGGCGGGTCGGTCCGTATCGCCGAGGGGGGCGAAGTGACGGGGATCGTCCGCGCCTACGGCGGGTCGGTCGCGATCGATGGGTCGGTCGGCGGCAACGTCCTCGTCTACGGCGGGTCGGTCCGTGTCGGGGAGACGGCCGACGTCGAGCGCTCCTTCGGCGCGGTCGCCGGAGACGTCACCCTCGCCGGGCGGGTCGGCGGCGATGCCTCGGCGGTCGCCGGGTCGGTCACCCTCGCCGAGACGGCGACCGTCGGGGGGAGCCTCAATCACGTCGGCGACCTCGACGACCGGGGCGGCACCGTCGAGGGGGTGATCCAGGACGGCCGCGACCTCGCGCTCGGGCCGCCGACCGAGATCCTTGCCGCCGTCGTCGGCGCCGCCCTCGTCGTCGGGGACCTCCTCTTGGGCTTGATCCTCCTCCGGGTCGCGCCGCGGTTTGCCGACTCGGCGACCGAGACGGCGCGGGCGGAGCCGGTCTACACCGTCGGCGTGGGGCTGGCGGCGGCGGTCGGCGCGCTCCTCGCGGTCGGCGTCCTCGCCGTGACCGTTGTCGGCCTCCCGCTCGCCGTCGGGGGACTCCTCTCGGCGCTCGTGTTGGGGTGGGTCGCCCGCGTCTACGGGCAGTACGTCGTGGGATCGATCGCACTCTCGTACACCGAGTACGGGAACCGCCCGCTCGCGCTCCTCGTCGGGGTCGTCGGGGTGACGCTTCTCGGAGTCGTCCCGTACCTCGGGACGCTCGTCTCCGTCGTCGTTTTCGGCGTCGGCGCGGGCGTGGTCGCGCTCGGTCTCCGGTCGCTGTGGCGCCTCGCGAGCCAGCGCCGGGGTGGCCTGGCTGATATATAA
- a CDS encoding replication factor C small subunit — MSEAAAEDRGREIWIEKYRPQALDEIVGHEGITERLKQYINQQDLPHLLFAGPAGTGKTTSSIAVAKEIYGDDWRENFLELNASDQRGIDVVRDRIKSFARASFGGYDHRVIFLDEADALTSEAQSALRRTMEQFSDNTRFILSCNYSSQIIDPIQSRCAVFRFSPLGEAAIEEQIEAIAEAEGIEITDDGMDALVYAAAGDMRKAINGLQAAAVVGGVVDEEAVYTITSTARPEEIETMVSAALDGDFTAARAQLDTLLTDVGIAGGDIIDQMHRSVWEFDLGEREAVRLMERVGEADYRITAGANEQIQLEALLASLSLDSE; from the coding sequence ATGAGCGAGGCCGCTGCCGAGGACCGCGGGCGGGAGATCTGGATCGAGAAGTACCGCCCGCAGGCGCTCGACGAGATCGTCGGCCACGAGGGCATCACCGAACGGCTGAAGCAGTACATAAATCAGCAAGATTTGCCGCACCTTCTGTTCGCGGGGCCGGCCGGAACAGGGAAGACCACCTCATCTATCGCCGTCGCCAAGGAGATCTACGGCGACGACTGGCGGGAGAACTTCCTCGAGTTGAACGCCTCCGACCAGCGCGGGATCGACGTGGTCCGCGACCGGATCAAAAGCTTCGCCCGCGCCTCCTTCGGCGGCTACGACCACCGGGTGATCTTCCTCGATGAAGCCGACGCCCTCACTTCTGAGGCCCAGTCAGCGCTCCGCCGGACGATGGAGCAGTTCTCCGACAACACCCGGTTTATTCTCTCGTGTAACTACTCCTCGCAGATCATCGACCCGATCCAATCGCGGTGTGCGGTGTTTCGGTTCTCGCCGCTGGGCGAGGCGGCGATCGAAGAACAGATCGAGGCCATCGCGGAGGCCGAGGGCATCGAGATCACCGACGACGGCATGGACGCGTTGGTGTACGCCGCCGCGGGCGACATGCGAAAGGCGATCAACGGGCTGCAGGCCGCCGCCGTCGTGGGCGGCGTCGTCGACGAGGAAGCCGTCTACACGATCACCTCGACGGCCCGCCCCGAGGAGATCGAGACGATGGTGTCTGCGGCGCTCGACGGCGACTTCACGGCCGCCCGCGCCCAACTCGACACGCTGTTGACCGACGTCGGGATCGCCGGCGGGGACATCATCGACCAGATGCACCGCTCGGTCTGGGAGTTCGACCTCGGCGAGCGCGAGGCCGTCCGGCTGATGGAGCGCGTCGGCGAGGCCGACTACCGGATCACGGCGGGGGCGAACGAGCAGATC